The following proteins are encoded in a genomic region of Diadema setosum chromosome 10, eeDiaSeto1, whole genome shotgun sequence:
- the LOC140234513 gene encoding small ribosomal subunit protein eS12-like, which yields MSDAEGDDTPAAPSVAVGGAMDVNTALQEVLKTALIHDGLARGLHEATKALDKRQAHLCVLSNNCDEPAYKDLVQALCAEHNINILKVDDNKKLGEWSGLCKIDKEGKARKVVACSCVVVKDYGRETPALDVIKDYFSK from the exons ATGTCTGACGCGGAAGG AGATGACACCCCTGCAGCGCCCTCTGTGGCCGTTGGTGGTGCAATGGATGTCAACACTGCCCTCCAGGAAGTGCTGAAGACTGCCCTCATCCATGATGGTCTGGCCCGTGGACTGCATGAGGCGACCAAGGCCCTGGACAAGCGCCAGGCCCACCTGTGCGTCCTCTCCAACAACTGCGACGAACCGGCTTACAAGGATCTTGTCCAGGCCCTCTGTGCAGAGCATAACATCAACATCTTGAAG GTTGACGACAACAAGAAGCTTGGCGAGTGGTCAGGACTCTGCAAGATCGACAAGGAAGGGAAAGCCCGTAAAGTAGTGGCCTGCAGCTGTGTGGTTGTCAAG GACTACGGAAGGGAAACGCCAGCCCTGGACGTGATCAAGGATTACTTCAGCAAGTAA